The sequence below is a genomic window from Polaribacter vadi.
CTTATTCTTTTACTTTCTCTTTAAATTCATCAAACTTATCAGTTGTTGGTTTTGGCCAGCTATTGTTAGAAGTATCAACATCTGCAGTTTCCATATCTGGATCTACTGTAATTTTTGTAATTTCTTGTGTAGAAGAAAATACTCTTTTTACAGTTGCATCATCTTGCATCCAAATTTGAGCTGGGAACGTTTGTTTCGATTTTGTACCATCAGCATATGTTAATTCAACAATTAATGGCATAACCAAACCTCCTGGCTTTTCAAATTCAACAGAATAGATAAACGTAGGGATTTCTTTACCATCAGCATAAGCATCCATTGCTTTTGGATTTGCATCCTCTTTTTTGTCTGTGATGTATACCAAATCTCCTAAATTATCAAAATACTGCTTGTATTGTTCTTTTAACTTTGTAACTCTTTCACCTGCCTTATCTGTTAAAAATAAAGGTTTTACTTCTTTAATTCCGATGTCTGTAACATCTGTTGTATAGAACCATCCTCTAAAGAACCAGTCTAAATCCATTGCAGAAGCATCTTCCATAGATCTAAAGAAATCTTCTGGAGTTGGGTGTTTAAACATCCATCTTTGAGAATACGTTCTAAAAGCATGATCAAATAATTCTGGACCCATTATTGTTTTACGCAACATGTACAAACCAGCAGCTGGTTTAGAATATGCATTAGGTCCGAATTGTTTTACATAATCTCCTTGAGACATAATAGGAGAGATGTTAGATTGGTCTCCACCCATATAACGTGTAATATCTTTTGCTGGGTTTGATGCGAATAATTCTGCATCATACACATCTTCTGCTAAAATTTCTACGAAAGAGTTTAAACCTTCATCCATCCAAGTCCATTGTCTTTCATCAGAATTTACAATCATTGGAAAAAAGTTATGCCCAACTTCGTGAATAATTACGCCTAACATTCCTTTTTTAGTTCTGTCAGAATAGGTTCCATCAGGATTTGGACGACCAAAGTTGAAACAAATCATTGGGTATTCCATTCCTTGTCTTTCTGAATGTACAGAAACAGCTTTAGGATAAGGATAATCGAATGTTAATTTAGAATATTCAATTAAAGTAGTTGCAACTGCTCTTGTAGAATGCTCTTCCCATAAAGGATTTCCTTCTTTAGGATATAAAGAAGTAGCCATTACAGTTTTCCCATTAATATTTACAGCCATTGCATCCCAAATATATTTTCTTGAAGTTGCAAAAGCAAAATCTCTTACTTTTTCAGCTTTAAACTTCCAAGTTTTAGTACCAGTTGCACGTCCTTTTTCAGTTTTTTCTGCTTCTTCTTGTGTAACAATTAGTACAGGATTATCGAAAGTTTTTGTAGCTTTTTCATAACGCTTGCGCTGTTCTTTTGTTAAAACATCTTTTTCATTTTGTAAAGAACCTGTAGCTTCTACAATATGATCTGCAGGTACAGTTAAATTAACTTCATAATCTCCAAATTCTAAAGCAAATTCAGAACGTCCCCAGAATTGCATATTTTGCCATCCTTCAACATTATTATAGACTGCTAATCTTGGAAAAAATTGAGCAATTGTATAATTGTTATTTCCATCTTCAAAAGATTCTAAACCAGAACGTCCACCATCTTTGTTGATATCGTTAATTTTATAATTCCATTTAATGCTGAAATTAAATTTATCTCCAGGAGCCAATGCTTTTGGTAAATTAATACGCATCATTGTTCTGTTAATTAAATGTGATAAAGGCTTTCCATCAGTTTCAACTTTTTCGATGTTAAAGCCAAAACCTTTCCCTTCTTTCATAAAGGTACTTTTAAAATTTTCTGGAGTAATAAAAGCAGAAGCTCCATTAGATTTTGCTAAAGGAGTTTGAGAATCGTCTGCTCTCATGTTTTGATCTAACTGAACCCATAAATACTCTAAAACATCTTTAGAATTGTTATAATAGGTAATTTTTTCATCACCATAAATTTTGTTATTTGCTTCGTCTAAACGAATGTCCATCACATAATCCACCTGTTGTTGTGTGTATTGATGACCTGGAGCACCAGAAGCTGTATGCTGATCGTTTGGAGTAGCCAAAACATCCTTCATTTGTCTGAATTTGTTTTGATCTGTGTGTCCTTGTTGCGTTTTCTTTTCTTCCTTTTGTTCTTGAGCAATGGTAGCTGCAGTAACAAAGAATAAAGAAAACATTAATAAATAGATTTTTTTCATTTGTTTTGTTTGAATTTATTTTGGCTAAATTTACAATAAGTAACCAAAAAGATAAAGGTTTGTTAAAATTTTAACAAACCTTTATCTTTTTTTAGTCCACAGTCTTCAGTCCACAGTCTTCAGTCGACAGTTTTTAGTAACTAGCAGTTTGAAATAAATAGAATTATTGCTTACTGTATATTGCAAACTGCCTACTGAATACTGCCTACTTTTTTACTGTTTTATTTTCTCTTTAAATTGATCAAATTTACTAGCATCTTGTCTAGGAAAACTATTGTTAGAAGTATCTACATCTGCAGTTTCTAAATCTGGATCAATCATAATGCTTGCAATTTGTTTTGTTGATGAAAATACTTTGGTTACTTCATCATCTGTATATCTCCAAATTTGAGCAGGATATGTTTTTTTCTCTTTAGAACCATCTTTATACGTAAACTCAACAATAATTGGCATCACCAATCCTCCTGGTTTTTCGTATGTAATTTCATAATGATATTTATTTTGATTAGAAGCAAAACCTAAACCTTCAGAAGCATCTTCTACAAATTCAACTGAATCATCAACTTCTTTAGTACTATATTTTTTTACTGATTTAATTCCAATATCTGTAACATCAGTCGTGTAAAACCAACCTCTCCAAAACCAATCTAAATCAATTCCAGAAGCATCTTCCATGGTTCTAAAAAAGTCTGCTGGAGAAGGACGTTTAAACATCCATCTTTGAGAATAGGTTTTAAAAGCGTGGTCAAATAATTCTTTACCCATAATGGTTTCTCTTAAAATCCAAAGAGCAGTCGCTGGTTTTCCATACGCATTGTTTCCAAACTCGTACACATTATCTCCTTTACTCATTATTGGCGCAATTTTAGATTGATCTCCTGCCATATATTTTACAATATTTTTAGGATACCCTCTAACAATAGGGAAGTCCTTATCATAATCTAACTCCGCTAACATTTCCATATATGAGTTTAAACCTTCATCCATCCAAGTCCATTGTCTTTCATCAGAATTTACAATCATTGGGAAAAAATTATGCCCAACTTCATGAATCGTTACTTTTACCATTCTGTATTTTACTCTGTCAGAATAACCACCATCTTCTAAATCTGGTCTTCCAGGATTGAAACAAATTTGTGGATATTCCATTCCCATTTGTCCATCAACAGAAATAGCTTTATGATAAGGATAATCAAACGTGTATTTAGAATATGTTTTTAAAGTTTGTGCAACAGCTCTTGTAGAATGATCTCCATACAAAGGGTTTGCTTCTTTAGAATATAAAGATTCTGCCATTACAGTTTTACCATTTATGTTGACAGCCATTGCATCAAAAATAAATTTTCTTGAAGTTGCAAATGCATAATCACGAACGTTTTCTGCAACAAATTTCCAAGTTTTTGTTTTTGTAGCTTTTGATTTTTCAATCTTTTCTGCTTCTTCTTGCGTTCTAATAATAACAGGATCGTTAAAACTCTTACTTGCTTCTTCTCGTCTTTTTAATTCTTTTTTAGAAAAAATATCTTTTGGGTTTTGTAAAACTCCTGTTGCTCCCAACATGTGATCTTCAGGAACTGTAATATTTACTGTAAAGTCTCCAAATTCTAAAGCGAATTCACTTCGTCCCCAAAACTGATCATTTTGCCAACCTTCTACATTATCATATGCACACATTCTTGGATAAAATTGTGCAATTACATAGTTGTTATTACCATCTTCAGGAAAGTGTTCGTAACCAGATCTTCCTCCATCTTCTCTATGATTGTTGATGTTGTACCACCATTCAATATTAAATTTAAAGGTTGCTCCAGATGCTAATGGATTTGGTAAATTAATACGCATCATGGTTTGGTTAATGGTATATGAAAGTTTAGAACCATCCATATTTGTAACGCTCATAATGTTAAAACCTCCATCAAAAGCTTCCTCTACATAATTTTTATCAAACCTGCTTTTGCTTAATTTATTAGGAATGGAGTTTGGTGAAATATCTGGAGTTTTAGAGTCTTTAGCTCTCATATTTTGATCTAACTGAACCCACAAATACGTTAAATTATCTTTAGAATTATTATGATACGTAATTGTTTCTGCACCTGTAATTCTAGTTTTTTCATCATCTAAAATGATGTCCATAGTATAATCTACCTTTTGTTGTGTGTACTCCTTTCCTGGAGCACCAGAAGCTGTTCTCTCTAAATTAGGTGTAGGTAATTCTTGTTTTAACTGTCTAAATTTATTCTGATTTGTGTGCCCTTGTTTTGTGATTTGCCCATAAGAAGTGGCTACAAAAACAAAGGAAAAAAGTAAAAATGCAAGTTTTTTCATAAATGTTATGTTTAATTGTTAGTGTTTGATTAAAATTTTAGAGTAGTTGTATTGTCTTCTTTAGTTAGTAAAACACTTTTATTTTTTTTACCAACTTTCGATTTTACCAAGTTCTGTTGTTCAGGAAAATGTTTTGTTAAAATATTATTAGTAACATGTATCGTTTTTACTTGGTTGATGTTTTCTATTTCAAGATAAAAATAAACCAAATCTCCTTCATATTCTTTGCCAATATAATTAAAGGTTTTTGTTATCCCATCAACTTTAAAAAGGAGTTTTTCTTTCAAATAACGTTCAAAATAAACATCATTATTTTTTAGTTCTTTTTTTGTGGTTAATTGCAAATCTATATTATAGTCTTTGTTTAAAGCAACCTCTATATCATCCATAAAAACATTCATGATAATTTGTATTGATTTTGCTTCGCTTTTATAAGTAAGTTGCGTTAAACTCAAGTAATATTTATGCGTAGTAAAAGATAAAAGTGGAATGATAAAAAGTAGTAGTAAAGTGTGTTTTGTTTTCATGAAAAGATAAAAATCAATTATTGAGCCAAATTAATCATTTTTTAGTTGATTGAACTCCTTTGCTTTCAATTTTAAGAAGTTTATAAACTCATATTTGGTTTTGGAACGTGCAGTAATAAAAGAGGAATCGCTTCTACAATAATATAAAAATCGATATTCATCTTCTTTATCAATCTTAAAATCAGCTCCTAAATTAAATTTGAATTCGCTGTAAAGTTTTGCTACATCTGCATTATCTTCAATAATTTTCTTCTGTTTTTTTAACCTTTTTATTTTTCCGTTAATTGTATTTATAATTAAATCTAAAGGAATCATACCATTACTTGTGCTAGCTGTATAAATTTTTCTATCAATGGGTTTTAATTTAGGAATGCCAGCATTTGGCAAGCCAAGGGAAACTGCACTAATTTCATTTTCAACTTCTTTTACTTGAGATACATCCAAAGCTAAAACCCCTAAAAGAGTGTGTTTTTTAAGTTCAAACTCATCTAATTCGTACGTTTTTAGGTTTAAATAAATTTTGAAATTAAAACTTACAAAACTGCCTTCATTAACAATATATTCTTTTGTTTGATGCTGAACAGAACTAAAAACTAAGGTATCTCCTAATTTACAGTAGATTTTGAAATCTCCTTTTTGAGTAGAATTTGTACCAATATTGGAGTTTTTATTGTAAATATTGGCATCATTTACAACACCTAAAGAATCTATAACAATTCCGTAAATTGGTTTTGTTTTTTGGCTATAAGTATTGAAAGCAATTAATAATAAGAGAAAAATTATTTTTTTCACTCCTTAATTAGCTTCAAATAAGGCTCGCTTTCTGCTCTTAAAATTTTAATAACTTCTAATTGCCTGCCTTCTTTATGTAAATTTTCAATCCCTAAAGGATTACAATATTCTAGAAAGTGAAAATATCTATCTACAGGGATTTTTAATTCGTCAAAGAAAAATTTTTCTCCCAATTCTGATAATATTTTATAAGGAAACGCTTTTTTTTGCGCCAATTCTTTTCTTAAAGCCCAAAGTTTTTCAGATCCTTTAAACGGAATATTTGCAGAAGCTCCAGCACCAGCCATAGGAATAGAACCAGCCATTGTATTTACAATTGGTGGTCTTACTTTTTCAATTTCATCTATGGTAAAATCTTTTTCAGCAAAATTAACATTCGAAAAATCCATAACGTTTCTTAATAAAGAATCTTGCACATCTCTAGGAACGTCTTTGGTATCAACACCTAATCTGCCCATTAAATTATGCCTTTTTAAATCGAATTCATCTAACTCATAAATGTTAGATTTTAGTAAAATATCGGTTCCATTTTGTTCTAAAATTTTTTCTGTAACCACTATTTTTTTAGGCAAATGCTGTACAGAAGAAAAACTTAAGGTATCGCCTTTAGAAACAAAGATTCTATAAAAACCCTCTTCACTAGAAAAAGTACCTTGTTTTGTTTTTAGGTTGATGATATTCGCATTTTTAACAATACCAATAGAATCTTGAACTTTTCCTCTAATTAATTGTTTTTTTTCCTGAGAAAATAAATGATTAATAATCGAAAAAAGAAATATAAAAAGTAGTAGTTTTTTGCTCATAGCCTAAGTTAGTTCTAACAAATTTCGCTTTTTTTTTGTACCAATTTGTAAAACAGCTTCTAAACTTATGTTAAAATCTTTAATTTTTTTTAATCAACGCAATTTCTGTTTTATCTTGAGGGAAACTTTTACTTTCTGTCATTAAAATTGATGTTAATTTCAACAAGTCTTTCTCATTATAATGCGTAATTATATTTTTTTTAAAGCAATAATTTAAAAAAGGATTAATGTTTTCTGGTTTGATGTTTAGATCCGTAATAAAAAAATCATCAGTATAATATTTCCTTATTTTTGATAAAACTGAATCTTCAGTACTAATTTTTTTAAGTATTTTTTTTCGTCGATTATCTCCATTTAAAGCACCAATTAAATTGTCTAAACTTACAACTGCACCAGAACTCAGTTTTACAATTCCGTCATCTTTTTTCTTTTTAGAATTTGCATAAGGTAGATTTAAAGTTTTAGCATTTACATTTACAAATGGACCCGTCATTATTTCTGGATCTACATAAAAAATTCCTTTTTGTTTTTCAATAATTATTTCTTCTAATTCGTACGTTTTTAATTTTAGAGTGATTTTATAAATTGCTTGCGCTAAAATTTCTTCGGTAACAATTATTTCTTCTGTCATAAAATTTAGGTGAGAAAACTCTAAAACATCGCCAATAGAAGCATAAATTTCATACAGACCATAATCGTTAGAAATTGTTCCATTGTTGGTGTTTTTATTCACAATATGAACATCAGAAACAGGCTCTTTATCAAAAAAAAGTTGTCCTGTAATTAATTGATTCTTTTTTTGTCCATACGTAAATGCACAAAAAAATAGTAAGTAGAGTAGTGGTTGATTTCTCATAATCACAAAGAAAAGAGAACAACTTCTTAAAAATCTACTAATAGAATTGTAAATTTTTGTTAAACGAAAAAAGCATCATAAATTTTATGATGCTTTTAAGAAAATTTTTAAAATAAATTATTGTTTTTCTATGGTCAACAATGCTTTTCCTGTTACAGTAGACGTAACATTATTTACAGTAATTGCTTTATTTACATCCGTTTCAATCGTAATTATAGTGCCTATGTAAGAAATTACGTTAATATTTAATTGTTCTCCACCTTCGCTTAAGGTTAAAATATTATCATTCAAAGCCCAAGTGCTTGATAAAAAACCGAAAGTATCATTGAAAAAAAGATTGTCTAAAGGTAATTCTTCTGTAGATTCTTGTCCACCAGCAGTTCTATAAGTAAGTTGAAAAACAAAATCCCCATCTATAACAACTTTGTTTGGATTGTCGGTAAAAGTCATGCTTGCGTTTAAATCTTTACCAAAACCTTCACCTGTTAAGGTTGTAATAACTGGACTTGTAACACTTAATACAGCATCATCCATAGTAACACTCGTTAAATTCCAAGTTCCCACTAAATCTGGAGCAGGCACAACAACATCTGAAGTGTTGTTTACGCTACAAGCATATAAAGTTGAAATAAATATTGCTGCAATTAAAATTTTTGTTTTCATAATTTTTTTATCTTTATTGAAGTTCATACTCGTTTTCAAATACACTTCAAGTATGTTTTGTAAAAATACTATTTTTATATGGTTTCATAAATACTAACTTTGCAGAATGAAAAAACTATTAGTTGCGAGTACTTCAACAATTTACGGAAGTGGATATTTAGAATATTTATTACCAACATTAAAATCTTTTTTTGTTGATGTAAAAACCATTCTTTTTATTCCTTATGCAAGACCCAGTGGAATTTCTTATGATGAATACACTAAAATAGCCAAAAATGCTTTTTCAAATATTAATATTGATGTTGTTGGCATTCATCAATTTGAAAATCCTAAAGAAGCTATTTTAAAAGCTGAAGCTATTTTTACTGGAGGTGGAAATACGTTCGAATTGGTAAATCAATTATATAAAAAACATATTTTATCAACTTTAAAAAAAGTTTTAGAAAACGGAACTCCTTATTTAGGAACCAGTGCAGGAAGCAATATTTGCGGTGTTAATATGATGAATACCAATGATATGCCAATTGTATATCCACCAAGTTTTACAACTTTAGGATGTATTCCTTTTAACATTAATGCACATTATTTAGATCCAATTGTAGGATCCACTCACAAAGGAGAAACCAGAGAAACCCGAATAAAAGAGTTTCATGTTTTTAATGGTATTGATGTTTTGGGTTTACGAGAAGGAAGTTGGTTAGAAGTAATAGGTGATGAAATTATTTTAAAAGGCGATTTAACTGCAAGGTTGTTTCAACAAAATAAAAAACCAATTGAACTAGAAAGTGGAGTAAAGGTTTAAATTTAAACCATTGCTCCATTGGCACCAATTACTTGTCCAGAAATCCATTTAGATTCATCACTAGCCATAAACAAAACTACTTGAGCAATATCTATGGGTTTTGCAAGTCTATTAAAAGCATTCATTCCTTTTAACTTTTCGATAAATTCATCAGATTTACCTTCTAAAAATAAGTTGGTTTCTGTTGGACCAGGAGCTACAGCATTTACAGAAATTCCTCTGCCAATTTCTTTAGAAAAAACTCTTGTCATTTGTTCTACTGCAGCTTTTGTTGCAGAATAAATTGCATACGTTGGCAACATTAATTTTACAGTACTAGAAGATATATTTATAATATTTCCATGATCTGCAAGTTTACTTTCGGCTTGTTTTAGCGTGTTAAAAAGACCTTTCACATTCACGTTAAAATGCGTATCAAAATCTGCTTCTGTATTATCTTTTAGCTTTTTTGCAGACATTACACCTGCATTATTTACTAAAACATCTATTTTACCAAAAGTTGCTAAGGTTTTATCAAACAGAGCAGCTACTTCTTCATGTTTGCAAACATCAGCTTTAAAAGCAAAAGCTTCACCACTATTTTTTTCAATATGATTTACTACAGCAATTGCATCTTTTTCGCTATTGGAATAATTAACAACAACTTTAGCACCATTTTTAGCTAATAGCATTGCAATTTCTTTGCCTATTCCTTTTGATGCTCCAGTTACAATTACAACTTTATCTTTTACTTTCATAAATTATATGTTTTAGTATCTTTAAAGTAAAAAGGTAAGAATTTAGCGTTATTTTATAAAGTTAAATTTGTTAATGATTTAATAATTAACATAATCCACAATTTCCAATCCATAACCAATCATTCCAACTCTTTTTGTTTGTTGTGTATTGGTTACTAATTTTAATTTGCTGATATTCAAATCATGTAGAATTTGCGCTCCAATTCCAAAATCTCTATGATCCATACCAATTGCAGGCGCTTTTGTTTCCCCTTTTTTCTGATTTTCTTTTAAAATATTTAATCTACTTAATAAGTTTTTAGACTCATTTTTTTGATTGATAAACAGAATGGCACCTTTTCCTTCGTCATTTACAACCTTAAACATTTTGTCTAATTTTTTATCAGGATTGTTGGTTAAGGTTCCTAAAATATCATTATTAACTAATGTTGAGTTTATTCTTGTTAAAACGCCTTCTTCATTTGCCCAAGTACCTTTGGTTAATGCAATATGAACTTGATCGTTTGTGGTTTGTTGATAGGCTCTTAATCTGAATTTTCCAAAACGTGTGTCAATTTCGAAATCTTCTTTTTTATCGATTAAAGAATCGTGTTCCATTCTATAAGCAACTAAATCCTCAATAGAAACAATTTTAATATCGAACTTTTTAGCCACTTTTAAAAGTTGTGGTAAACGAGCCATAGTTCCATCTTCGTTCATGATTTCTACAATAACTCCTGCAGGTTGTAAACCCGCTAATCTTGCAAAATCTATGGCAGCTTCTGTATGTCCTGTTCTTCTTAAAACACCACCTTCTTTAGCTTTTAAAGGAAAAATATGTCCTGGTCTTGCCAAATCAAATGGCTTTATGTCTTTATTTATTAAAGCTTGAACAGTTAAAGCTCTGTCTGATGCAGAAATTCCTGTAGAAACCCCTTTACCACGTAAATCTACAGAAACTGTAAAAGCAGTTTCCATTGGATCTGTGTTGTTGTTTACCATCATTCCCAACTCTAACTCTTTACAACGTTTTTCAGTTAAAGGTGTACAAATTAATCCACGACCATGAGTTGCCATAAAATTGATCATTTCTGGCGTTGTTTTTTCTGCTGCTGCTAAAAAATCACCTTCATTTTCACGATTTTCATCATCAACCACAATAATAACCTTCCCATTTCTAATGTCGTTAATAGCATCTTCTATGGTATTTAATTGTGTACTTTTATGAAGTATTTGCGTTGTCATATTTTTTCCGTTTTTTTGGAGAATATTTTTTTGAAAAATTTTGTAATAGGTTGTAAAAAGGAATCTATATTAAATATTCCTTTATCTTTTGTGGCTCTTCTTGTTAATAAAATAGCAACAGGAACCATAATGATTGCAGAAATCCAAGAACCTAAAAATGAAGATATAGAACTTTCTTCTGCCAAATTTTTACCAAATGTATTGGCAAAAAAGTAAATTACATATACAGCAATTGCTAAAATCATGGGCAAGCCAAAACCACCTTTTCTAATAATAGATCCTAAAGGAGCACCAATAAAAAATAAAATAATACAAGAAAGCGAAAAAGCCATTCTGTTGTAATATTCTGTATCGTAAAAATTTAATACTTTTCTAAAAAATTTAATCTGATCTGTGTTATTCTTTAACGTACTACTAAGTCTACCTGCTTTTGTAACAGCTGCATTTAGAATCGTAATTTTTTCTTGCAGTTCAAAATTATCAATAATAATAGGTTCTAAATTGTCTTTTTTTAAAGAGTCTGGATATTTATATAACTCTTTTGCTTGTGTACTTGTATAAATATTTTTTGCACGAAGCTCTAAAGTTTCGTCGTAATTTCTCTTTAATTTTGGGATGGTATCTTTAATTTGTTTTAAAGTTAACATCATTGCACTTGTTGAAGAAACAATAGTATCTAAAGCTCCTTGGTCTAAAGCATCACCAATATCAATATTAAATTCGTATTCTTTAAAAGTGGCATTTGAGGCTGCCATTTTTTGCTTTTTTGCAACAGTTCTTGCAGATTTTACGTGTTCTTCATAATAATTACCATCATATAAAATAAAGGTCATATATCTGCTGCCTTCTTCTGTAACTATTTTTCCTCTTTCTGCAGTAATAACTTTTTGATTTCCTCTATTTCCTTTTAAATCATAAATTAAAACATTTTTTAAAAGATTTTCATCTTCGCCATATTTTTCATCAAATTTAATTTGAAATCCAGGAATATCTGCATTAAAACTACCAGGAACTAAAGCCATAGCAGGTTTTTTCTTTTTAATGTTCAGATATAAATTTCGTTGTTTTAAATTGGCATAGGGAAAGATATTATTAAGAAAAAGAAAATTAATACCACTTAAAGCAATTGCTAAAAATGCAATTGGTCTTACTAATCTTTGTAGTGAAATTCCTGCGGATTTTGCTGCTGCAAACTCATAATTCTCCCCTAAATTACCCAATGCCATAATTGATGACAAAAGCACACCAATAGGTAATGCTTGTGGAATAATCATTAAAGTAGTATAATATAAAAACTTTAGTATAAAAATAATACTAATTCCTTTACCAGCAATATTCTCGAAAGCTTGCCATAAAGTTTGCATTACTAATACAAATAATACAATAAGGAATGTAGCTACAAAAGGAACTAGAAAGCTTTTTAAAATGTATTTATCTAAAATTTTCATAAAAAACAAAAGTAGCACCTTAAATGATAAGATGCTACTAATTTATTGTTAATTGAAATAATATTTATAATTAATCAATGGTATATTTTTGACTTACATATTTTTGTTTATCAAACACAAAAAAGTTTGTAGATAAAGGTTGATTACTTTTAAAGGTTGTAATTACAAAACTTGTTTTAGCACCATTAGAACCTGTTTGAATCAACTTAAAGATATGTTTTGTTTTAGCATCAATACCTAATTCTACTTTAACAATATCAGAATTGCTATCTATAGGATTTAAAGTTACAAACTGAATATTTCTACCATTAATATTCTCTAATTTTCCCATTTCAAAATTGTAACCTTCTTTATAAAAAGTTAATAATTTCGATGGATAAATAAAACCATCATCTCCACTCATATCTCCAGAAGTGATTGAAATTTCTTTTTCTTCATTGTTAATTACATACAGGTTTTTACCATCATAAATAAAATTGTTACCTAAGTAATTTAAATTATATTTTTCTCCTTGTAAATTTATTTCACCTCTAATTGGTGGTTCATCACCTTCTTTAATTCCAGCTTCTTTATTGCTTAACGTTTGGCTAAAACCTAAATACATATTGTTATAGGCACTCATTTTTGTAGAAACTTCATCTAACAAAGATTTTGCTTTTGCTGAGTTTTGTGAAAATGCGACTGTAGTTAAAAATAAACTTAAAAATAAAATTGTTATTTTTTTCATATTTCTCTAATTTCTTTCTTTTAAAATAAAAGTATTTGTTTAATTTTTTTCGTTTTCTAATAATTGTTCTAAAGCTATAAAATCTGGCACCAAAACTTGTCTTGCTTTACTACCTTCAAAGCCACCAACAATTCCAGCAGCTTCTAACTGGTCAATTAATCTACCAGCTCTATTATAGCCTAATTTTAATTTTCTTTGTAATAAAGAAGCTGAACCTTGTTGCGCAGTTACAATAATTTCTGCTGCATCTTTAAACAACTTATCTCTATCTGCAATATCAATATCAATACTTGTGCCACTTTCATCATCTACATATTCTGGCAATAAATACGCATCTGCATACGCTTTTTGCGAACCAATAAAATCGGTAATTTTTTCCACTTCTGGAGTATCTACAAAAGCACATTGTATTCTGCTTAAGGTATTTCCAGCTGTATATAATAAATCTCCACGTCCAATTAATTGGTCTGCTCCTCCAGCATCTAAAATGGTTCTAGAATCTATTTTAGAGGTTACTCTAAAGGCAATTCTTGCTGGGAAGTTTGCTTTAATTATCCCTGTAATTACATTTACAGAAGGTCTTTGTGTTGCTACAATTAAATGAATACCAATAGCTCTTGCAAGTTGAGCTAAACGTGCAATTGGTGTTTCTACTTCTTTACCAGCAGTCATTATTAAATCTGCAAATTCATCAATTACCAAAACAATATAAGGTAAAAATTGATGTCCTTCATTAGGATTCAATTTTCGTTGTTTAAACTTAACATTGTAT
It includes:
- a CDS encoding SDR family oxidoreductase produces the protein MKVKDKVVIVTGASKGIGKEIAMLLAKNGAKVVVNYSNSEKDAIAVVNHIEKNSGEAFAFKADVCKHEEVAALFDKTLATFGKIDVLVNNAGVMSAKKLKDNTEADFDTHFNVNVKGLFNTLKQAESKLADHGNIINISSSTVKLMLPTYAIYSATKAAVEQMTRVFSKEIGRGISVNAVAPGPTETNLFLEGKSDEFIEKLKGMNAFNRLAKPIDIAQVVLFMASDESKWISGQVIGANGAMV
- the ribB gene encoding 3,4-dihydroxy-2-butanone-4-phosphate synthase is translated as MTTQILHKSTQLNTIEDAINDIRNGKVIIVVDDENRENEGDFLAAAEKTTPEMINFMATHGRGLICTPLTEKRCKELELGMMVNNNTDPMETAFTVSVDLRGKGVSTGISASDRALTVQALINKDIKPFDLARPGHIFPLKAKEGGVLRRTGHTEAAIDFARLAGLQPAGVIVEIMNEDGTMARLPQLLKVAKKFDIKIVSIEDLVAYRMEHDSLIDKKEDFEIDTRFGKFRLRAYQQTTNDQVHIALTKGTWANEEGVLTRINSTLVNNDILGTLTNNPDKKLDKMFKVVNDEGKGAILFINQKNESKNLLSRLNILKENQKKGETKAPAIGMDHRDFGIGAQILHDLNISKLKLVTNTQQTKRVGMIGYGLEIVDYVNY
- a CDS encoding LptF/LptG family permease — protein: MKILDKYILKSFLVPFVATFLIVLFVLVMQTLWQAFENIAGKGISIIFILKFLYYTTLMIIPQALPIGVLLSSIMALGNLGENYEFAAAKSAGISLQRLVRPIAFLAIALSGINFLFLNNIFPYANLKQRNLYLNIKKKKPAMALVPGSFNADIPGFQIKFDEKYGEDENLLKNVLIYDLKGNRGNQKVITAERGKIVTEEGSRYMTFILYDGNYYEEHVKSARTVAKKQKMAASNATFKEYEFNIDIGDALDQGALDTIVSSTSAMMLTLKQIKDTIPKLKRNYDETLELRAKNIYTSTQAKELYKYPDSLKKDNLEPIIIDNFELQEKITILNAAVTKAGRLSSTLKNNTDQIKFFRKVLNFYDTEYYNRMAFSLSCIILFFIGAPLGSIIRKGGFGLPMILAIAVYVIYFFANTFGKNLAEESSISSFLGSWISAIIMVPVAILLTRRATKDKGIFNIDSFLQPITKFFKKIFSKKTEKI
- a CDS encoding LolA family protein — translated: MKKITILFLSLFLTTVAFSQNSAKAKSLLDEVSTKMSAYNNMYLGFSQTLSNKEAGIKEGDEPPIRGEINLQGEKYNLNYLGNNFIYDGKNLYVINNEEKEISITSGDMSGDDGFIYPSKLLTFYKEGYNFEMGKLENINGRNIQFVTLNPIDSNSDIVKVELGIDAKTKHIFKLIQTGSNGAKTSFVITTFKSNQPLSTNFFVFDKQKYVSQKYTID